The following are encoded in a window of Cucurbita pepo subsp. pepo cultivar mu-cu-16 chromosome LG12, ASM280686v2, whole genome shotgun sequence genomic DNA:
- the LOC111806627 gene encoding auxin-induced protein 22D-like gives MVKMAVSNDRDLQATELRLGLPGSNEPDRCSGLKPNKRPFSEIDKESNSSISDAGNCLDQSSQSPPSKAQVVGWPPVRSNRRNCLAGKKNEVESCGGVYVKVSMDGAPYLRKLDLTIYKSYTELVKALENMFKFNLGGYSEKEGFNGSDYAATYEDKDGDWMLVGDVPWEMFISSCKRLRIMKGTEARGLSENRH, from the exons ATGGTGAAAATGGCAGTTTCTAACGACCGAGATCTCCAAGCCACCGAGCTCCGTCTCGGCCTCCCTGGCTCCAACGAACCCGATCGCTGCAGCGGGTTAAAGCCGAACAAGAGACCCTTTTCAGAGATTGATAAGGAAAGTAACAGCAGCATTTCGGATGCCGGGAATTGCCTCGATCAAAGCTCCCAATCTCCTCCCTCCAA GGCACAAGTTGTTGGATGGCCACCGGTTCGATCGAACCGGAGGAATTGTTTGGCCGGAAAGAAAAACGAGGTAGAAAGTTGCGGTGGAGTGTACGTGAAAGTGAGCATGGACGGAGCTCCATACTTGAGGAAGCTTGATCTAACCATTTACAAAAGCTACACCGAGCTCGTGAAGGCCTTGGAAAACATGTTCAAGTTCAATCTCG GTGGTTACTCGGAGAAAGAAGGTTTCAATGGATCAGATTACGCCGCAACTTACGAAGACAAAGATGGCGACTGGATGCTTGTGGGCGATGTTCCATGGGA AATGTTCATCTCGTCTTGCAAAAGGCTGAGGATCATGAAAGGAACAGAAGCAAGAGGGTTATCAGAGAACCGCCATTGA
- the LOC111806618 gene encoding auxin-induced protein AUX28-like — translation MAENKKMEFEETELRLGLPGNNNNNNNSGGGGESGEITARKRGFAETVSSETISKVDLKLNLSSKEATGDDDGVAADRNPRNDDKAVLTADPAKPPAKAQVVGWPPVRSFRKNNMLAFVKVSMDGAPYLRKVDLKMYKSYKQLSDALAAMFGSFTTISNCGSQEMKDFMNESKLMDLLSGSDYVPTYEDKDGDWMLVGDVPWEMFVESCKRLRIMKGKEAIGLAPRAVEKCKNRS, via the exons atGGCGGAGAACAAGAAGATGGAGTTTGAAGAGACCGAGCTCCGGCTCGGTCTGCCCggaaacaacaacaacaacaacaacagtgGTGGCGGTGGCGAATCGGGAGAGATAACGGCTCGGAAACGAGGCTTTGCTGAAACTGTCAGCAGTGAGACCATTTCCAAGGTTGATCTCAAGCTTAATCTTTCGTCCAAAGAAGCCACCGGGGACGATGACGGTGTTGCTGCTGATCGCAACCCGAGAAACGATGACAAAGCCGTTCTCACGGCAGATCCAGCCAAGCCTCCCGCTAA GGCACAAGTTGTGGGATGGCCACCGGTTCGATCGTTCCGAAAGAACAACATGTTGGCGTTCGTGAAAGTAAGCATGGATGGCGCGCCATATCTGCGTAAAGTGGACTTGAAGATGTACAAGAGCTACAAGCAACTCTCTGATGCTCTCGCTGCCATGTTTGGCTCCTTCACCACCATTA GTAACTGTGGATCTCAAGAAATGAAGGATTTCATGAACGAGAGCAAGTTGATGGATCTTCTGAGTGGCTCTGATTATGTTCCAACTTATGAAGACAAAGACGGTGATTGGATGCTGGTTGGAGATGTTCCATGGGA AATGTTCGTTGAATCTTGCAAACGTCTACGCATCATGAAAGGAAAGGAGGCCATTGGACTCG CACCTAGAGCCGTGGAGAAATGCAAGAATAGAAGCTAA